Proteins from a single region of Vanessa cardui chromosome 13, ilVanCard2.1, whole genome shotgun sequence:
- the LOC124534714 gene encoding serine protease snake-like, with product MSSRSIFSVKLTTILFILVLPLYALSQTQGVIREDVNRSRLMFDGAKVADIIDFNYDQEDPCEYKEKDKKRNFSTPNRRVSEVKCLEYVWESLQSELMTARDELCLQQIIVGGRPAFYGEFPHMGALGWRSAQNNSEWIYKCGATLISEKFMITSAHCLYVPRRDLSIVNPTPEVVKIGDKFIINAYPSENEKYRYADFDKLIVDIKEVRGRTINKEKGPKLVPILRIIKHDLYKAPKRYYDIAIIELAEAVSIGPLIRPACLWSSSDTSDLNKLSITGWGVTDPGSPQISAELQVAEVDLIDDNTCDEMLKPKRNRHWMGLADHQICAGHLAGGIDTCQGDSGGPLQAKINLTQKWPMYYLVGVTSFGVGCARANTPSVYVRTSSFIDWIESIVWPNAQ from the exons ATGTCCTCGCGAAGTATATTCAGTGTGAAACTGAccacgattttatttattttag TTCTCCCTTTGTATGCTCTCAGTCAGACACAAGGTGTGATCCGAGAAGATGTTAAT cGTTCGAGACTAATGTTCGACGGTGCAAAAGTCGCAGACATAATCGACTTTAACTATGACCAAGAGGATCCATGCGAATACAaggaaaaagataaaaaacGAAATTTCAGTACCCCTAATCGTCGAGTCAGCGAAGTCA AATGCCTCGAATATGTCTGGGAATCCTTACAGTCCGAACTTATGAcggcacgggatgaattatgcT TGCAACAGATCATTGTCGGGGGCCGACCAGCTTTTTATGGAGAATTCCCTCACATG GGTGCGCTGGGATGGAGGTCAGCCCAAAATAATAGTGAATGGATTTACAAATGCGGGGCGACCCTTATCAGTGAGAAATTCATGATAACATCTGCCCACTGTCTGTATGTTCCGCGGCGCGATTTGTCAATTGTGAACCCCACACCTGAGGTCGTTAAAATTGGTGACAAATTTATCATCAAT GCATATCCATCGGAAAACGAAAAATATCGCTATGCGGACTTCGACAAATTAATTGTAGATATAAAAGAAGTGAGGGGACGA ACAATCAACAAGGAAAAGGGACCAAAACTCGTACCGATTTTGAGAATTATAAAGCATGATCTGTACAAAGCTCCGAAGCGATACTATGACATTGCTATAATTGAACTGGCGGAGGCTGTTAGCATCGGTCCGCTAATAAGACCAGCATGTCTCTGGAGCAGTTCTGATACAagtgatttaaataaacttagtaTAACTGGTTGGGGAGTGACTGATCCTG GATCCCCACAAATATCAGCGGAACTGCAAGTCGCAGAAGTAGATCTCATTGATGATAACACATGCGATGAAATGTTAAAACCTAAACGTAACAGACACTGGATGGGTCTTGCTGATCATCAAATATGCGCAGGACACCTTGCTGGGGGTATCGATACTTGCcag GGCGATTCTGGTGGTCCATTGCAAGCTAAAATCAATTTGACGCAAAAGTGGCCCATGTACTACTTAGTCGGAGTGACGTCTTTTGGCGTCGGCTGTGCACGGGCCAACACACCCAGTGTTTATGTCAGAACTTCGAGTTTCATCGACTGGATTGAGAGCATAGTCTGGCCAAATGCTCAGTAA